In Blastopirellula sp. J2-11, a single genomic region encodes these proteins:
- a CDS encoding type IV pilus twitching motility protein PilT, with translation MATILIDKLLQAAVKQGASDIHITVGQPPVFRLHGRMRQLDTKSLVPEDTVSLMKSITPERCQRELQESGSADFGFAFSDLARFRVSIFRQRGNISMVLRQIPNSMLTPEQLGLPDKVIELCKRPRGLFLVTGPTGSGKSTTLASVINNINETIDHHIITIEDPIEFYHYHKKSTVNQREVGVDVPSFAEAIRRALRQDPDVILVGELRDLETIEAAITAAETGHVVFGTLHTNSAAGTINRIIDVFPTNQQDQIRTQLGEGLIGVLSQTLCPKIGGGRCAAYELLNCTSGIKNLIRENKVFRIPSMIQTGAKHGMILMDDSLYNLWKAEKVSQEEVLGKAQHPTDLAKRIADAKRGLEQDEVAEASAH, from the coding sequence ATGGCCACGATTCTGATCGACAAGCTGCTGCAAGCCGCCGTGAAGCAAGGCGCGAGCGATATTCATATAACCGTCGGGCAACCGCCAGTGTTTCGTTTGCATGGGCGAATGCGACAACTGGATACGAAATCACTTGTTCCCGAAGACACCGTCTCGCTGATGAAAAGCATCACGCCAGAGCGTTGTCAGCGTGAACTGCAAGAGTCTGGCAGCGCCGACTTTGGTTTTGCGTTCAGCGATCTGGCCCGTTTTCGCGTTTCGATTTTTCGCCAACGCGGCAACATCTCGATGGTGTTGCGACAGATTCCGAACTCGATGCTGACGCCGGAGCAACTTGGTTTGCCTGACAAAGTGATCGAGCTTTGTAAGCGTCCCCGCGGGCTGTTTCTGGTGACAGGGCCGACCGGTTCTGGAAAGAGTACGACGCTGGCGAGCGTGATCAACAACATCAATGAGACGATCGATCACCATATCATCACGATCGAAGACCCGATCGAATTTTATCACTACCACAAAAAGTCGACGGTCAATCAACGCGAAGTTGGGGTCGACGTCCCTTCTTTCGCCGAAGCGATTCGTCGCGCATTGCGACAAGATCCGGACGTGATTCTGGTGGGTGAGTTGCGCGACTTGGAAACGATCGAAGCGGCGATCACCGCGGCGGAAACAGGGCACGTCGTGTTCGGCACGTTGCATACCAACAGCGCCGCCGGCACGATCAACCGTATTATCGACGTTTTCCCCACTAACCAGCAGGACCAGATTCGGACGCAGTTAGGCGAAGGTTTGATCGGCGTGTTGTCGCAAACGCTTTGCCCCAAGATCGGCGGCGGCCGCTGTGCGGCTTACGAGCTGCTCAACTGCACCTCCGGCATCAAAAACCTGATTCGCGAAAACAAGGTGTTTCGTATTCCGTCCATGATTCAAACCGGCGCCAAGCACGGGATGATCCTGATGGACGACTCGCTTTACAACTTGTGGAAAGCGGAGAAAGTCTCGCAAGAAGAGGTGCTCGGCAAAGCCCAGCATCCGACCGACCTGGCCAAGCGAATCGCGGACGCCAAACGGGGCTTGGAGCAAGACGAAGTGGCCGAAGCTTCCGCTCACTAA
- a CDS encoding type II secretion system protein: protein MKTRALATRRKLTQRGFTLVELLVVITIIGILAGLALVAIPAAVGRVKEAAITAELAQIETAMKLFQSDHGAFPPDLNATCYPTVGERQGKIRSFMRKLSPRIVANDLLNQYDPTDMDQLKLIQNLELAGCVSPNAAAGTIVNGKLELDRIGPAEALVVFLSGFSSDVERPFTGTGDRKKYFGFAVERLKDLDNDGWLEYYPSGVDGAPYVYFNSTSYVNGNGVARFPNDPNAMDAVYSTVGQARPYCATIGSTSGFANPDTFQIVTAGIDGHFGNFPDFTDTDDTKYYPTGLSGGSLTGTQSGFAFTVNAIAYTTDDRDNITNFAQGPLRNKEPE from the coding sequence ATGAAGACTCGGGCACTTGCAACGCGGCGCAAATTAACACAGCGCGGGTTTACGCTCGTAGAACTGCTGGTCGTGATCACGATCATCGGCATCCTGGCCGGCTTAGCGCTGGTCGCCATTCCGGCGGCCGTGGGTCGCGTGAAGGAAGCGGCGATTACCGCCGAATTGGCGCAGATCGAAACGGCGATGAAGCTGTTTCAAAGCGATCATGGCGCTTTTCCACCTGACTTGAACGCGACTTGTTATCCAACGGTAGGAGAGCGACAGGGAAAAATTCGGTCGTTTATGCGCAAGTTATCGCCTCGAATTGTCGCTAACGATCTTCTCAATCAATATGATCCTACAGACATGGATCAACTCAAATTGATCCAAAATTTGGAGCTTGCAGGCTGCGTTTCGCCCAACGCGGCGGCTGGCACGATTGTAAATGGGAAATTAGAGCTTGATAGAATTGGCCCTGCCGAAGCGCTGGTCGTTTTCCTGAGCGGCTTCAGCTCGGACGTGGAGAGACCTTTTACAGGGACCGGCGATCGTAAGAAGTATTTTGGATTTGCCGTCGAACGCTTGAAAGATTTGGATAACGACGGCTGGCTAGAATATTACCCCAGCGGCGTTGATGGCGCTCCCTACGTCTATTTTAATTCGACCAGCTATGTCAACGGGAACGGCGTCGCAAGATTTCCTAACGACCCAAATGCGATGGACGCTGTTTACTCCACGGTAGGTCAAGCACGTCCCTACTGCGCCACGATTGGAAGCACTTCTGGGTTCGCCAATCCTGACACGTTTCAGATTGTCACCGCCGGCATCGATGGCCATTTCGGTAATTTCCCCGACTTCACCGATACGGATGATACGAAATATTATCCAACGGGCTTGTCAGGAGGATCGCTTACCGGCACGCAAAGCGGGTTTGCGTTTACCGTCAACGCCATCGCCTACACCACCGACGATCGCGACAACATCACCAACTTTGCTCAGGGGCCGTTGCGTAACAAGGAGCCTGAATAA
- a CDS encoding GspE/PulE family protein: protein MAGTLGDFSENLIRRGIVGPDQLAEAEQLADKNKIQVHDALVQLGYASGSDVMKALALEHGLEYIDLDSVLINPSAVELVPESVARENVIMPMSEEDGALRVICSNPFDLEAFDKLRFILNRKVEIALAPRENILESINRYYGQQEGESADTMLQEFTDTAIDFTDTMQEDTQTYDDVSAVDDNSAPVVRLVQLMINEAVQLRASDIHVEPFEDRVRIRYRIDGVLVERDSPPRRMLGALISRIKILAGIDIAERRRCQDGRIKADVGTKEIDLRVNVIPTNHGQSIVMRILDKDSIKVGVRQLGLSEGSFQKFQSLIKRPNGIILVTGPTGSGKTTTLYAALNELNRPDTKIITAEDPVEYYLPGINQTQVRHNIGLDFARIIRAMLRQAPNIILVGEMRDRETASMGIQASLTGHLVFSTLHTNDAPGSITRLVDMGVPPYLVASTIIAVLAQRLVRIICDKCKAPFTPSDAVLEQAGITPEQAATATFMKGRGCGNCQRSGYKGRRGIFELMPMSSKIRELAFEGASTQEIRRAAVSLGMATLYDDGVLKAMKGLTTLEEVFRVAKQVEQ from the coding sequence TTGGCCGGAACACTCGGAGACTTTTCGGAAAACCTGATTCGACGGGGCATCGTCGGCCCTGATCAGCTTGCCGAAGCGGAGCAGCTTGCCGACAAGAATAAGATTCAGGTCCACGACGCCCTGGTTCAGCTCGGTTATGCATCGGGAAGCGACGTGATGAAGGCCCTTGCGCTAGAGCATGGGCTGGAGTACATCGACTTAGACTCGGTGTTGATTAACCCTTCGGCCGTCGAACTGGTGCCGGAATCGGTAGCCCGCGAAAACGTCATCATGCCGATGTCAGAAGAGGATGGGGCGCTGCGCGTGATCTGCAGCAACCCGTTTGACCTCGAAGCGTTCGACAAATTGCGGTTCATCTTGAATCGCAAGGTCGAAATCGCACTCGCCCCCCGCGAAAACATTCTGGAGTCGATCAACCGCTATTACGGTCAACAAGAGGGGGAATCGGCCGATACGATGCTGCAGGAGTTTACCGATACGGCGATCGACTTTACCGACACGATGCAGGAGGATACGCAGACCTACGACGACGTCTCGGCGGTCGATGACAACAGCGCCCCGGTCGTCCGGTTGGTGCAGTTGATGATTAACGAGGCGGTCCAGCTGCGTGCTTCCGACATCCACGTTGAGCCGTTCGAAGATCGCGTCCGCATTCGCTACCGCATTGATGGGGTATTGGTCGAGCGTGATAGCCCCCCCCGACGTATGTTGGGCGCGCTGATCTCCCGCATCAAGATTCTCGCGGGAATTGACATCGCCGAACGCCGGCGTTGTCAGGATGGTCGCATCAAGGCCGACGTCGGCACCAAAGAGATCGACTTGCGTGTCAATGTGATACCGACCAATCATGGGCAGTCGATCGTGATGCGTATTCTGGATAAAGACAGTATCAAAGTGGGCGTTCGCCAGCTGGGGCTGTCCGAAGGATCGTTCCAGAAGTTCCAGAGTCTCATCAAGCGACCGAACGGCATCATTCTGGTGACTGGACCGACCGGTTCTGGAAAAACGACCACGCTGTACGCCGCTCTGAACGAGCTGAACCGTCCCGACACGAAGATCATCACGGCCGAAGATCCGGTCGAATACTATCTGCCCGGGATCAATCAGACGCAGGTCCGTCACAACATTGGGCTCGACTTTGCTCGGATTATTCGTGCGATGTTGCGTCAGGCTCCCAATATCATCCTTGTGGGGGAAATGCGAGATCGTGAGACGGCATCGATGGGAATTCAAGCTTCTTTAACAGGACACTTGGTTTTCAGTACGTTACACACGAACGATGCGCCCGGTTCCATTACACGTCTGGTAGACATGGGGGTTCCCCCCTATCTCGTCGCGAGTACAATTATCGCAGTGCTGGCACAGCGCTTGGTGCGGATTATCTGCGACAAGTGCAAAGCGCCGTTCACCCCCAGCGACGCGGTTTTGGAGCAAGCCGGCATCACGCCGGAGCAAGCTGCAACCGCTACGTTTATGAAGGGACGCGGCTGCGGCAACTGCCAACGCAGCGGTTACAAAGGACGTCGCGGTATCTTTGAATTGATGCCGATGTCCTCAAAAATACGAGAGCTAGCGTTCGAAGGCGCATCCACTCAAGAGATTCGGCGGGCCGCGGTGAGTCTGGGGATGGCGACGTTGTATGACGACGGAGTCCTCAAGGCGATGAAGGGGCTCACCACCCTTGAGGAGGTGTTCCGCGTCGCGAAGCAAGTCGAGCAATAA
- a CDS encoding type II secretion system F family protein: protein MPTYQFEAMDTEGQEIRDVIDAPTEDEAVATIRQMGYFITRISEKKARAKAAGKAGGKGGRTFAIGGVSSRQLTTFTRQLAILQNAGLPILRSLKILEKQSKPGRLKNSLMDVCEDIESGAGLSEAMSKCPKCFNRLYVNMIKAGEAGGALEVILLRLADFMERDEDLKRKVKGAMIYPAVVITVAVGILTFIMIKIVPVFKQIFDDFELDLPPPTQLLITMSTAIVNYWYVIPMIPMALVLFVKLLRKFKQGRMGWDLFFLNIPIAGSLQEKNILARTTRTLGTLIASGVPILECLNIARDTSGHAMFEKMYHNVSESIKEGESIFKPMEENCRAPFHPVALFLWMLFPSLPAAALMIVPGDVAQYAPTAIGVTAVCGALWYFMRMKRRVVELFVTNMIDVGEETGELDTMLFKVADTYDEDVSVMTESLTKLLEPILIVFLGISVGFIVVSLFLPLVSLIQNLS, encoded by the coding sequence ATGCCAACCTATCAATTCGAAGCGATGGACACCGAGGGTCAGGAGATCCGCGATGTAATTGATGCGCCAACCGAAGATGAAGCGGTGGCCACTATACGCCAGATGGGCTACTTCATCACTCGCATTTCTGAAAAGAAAGCGCGGGCGAAAGCAGCCGGCAAGGCAGGCGGCAAAGGGGGCCGCACGTTCGCGATCGGCGGCGTCAGCAGTCGTCAACTGACCACCTTCACGCGGCAGTTGGCCATTCTGCAAAACGCCGGTCTGCCGATCTTGCGCAGTCTGAAGATTCTCGAGAAGCAGTCGAAACCGGGACGCTTGAAAAACTCGTTGATGGACGTCTGCGAAGACATTGAGTCGGGCGCCGGTCTGTCAGAAGCGATGTCGAAGTGCCCCAAGTGCTTCAATCGTCTCTACGTCAACATGATCAAAGCCGGCGAGGCGGGCGGCGCCTTAGAAGTGATTTTGCTGCGTCTGGCCGACTTCATGGAACGGGACGAAGACCTGAAGCGCAAAGTCAAAGGCGCGATGATTTACCCGGCGGTGGTCATCACCGTGGCGGTCGGTATTTTGACCTTCATCATGATCAAGATCGTGCCGGTGTTTAAGCAGATCTTCGACGACTTCGAGCTCGATTTGCCGCCGCCGACGCAACTGTTGATCACCATGTCGACGGCGATCGTCAACTACTGGTACGTGATTCCAATGATCCCGATGGCGTTGGTCTTGTTCGTCAAGTTGCTGCGGAAATTCAAACAAGGCCGCATGGGCTGGGATTTGTTCTTCTTGAATATCCCGATCGCCGGCAGCTTGCAAGAGAAGAACATCCTGGCGCGCACCACGCGTACCCTGGGTACGCTGATCGCGTCTGGCGTACCGATCTTGGAGTGCTTGAACATTGCCCGTGATACGTCAGGGCACGCGATGTTCGAGAAGATGTATCACAATGTCTCCGAGTCGATCAAAGAAGGTGAATCGATCTTCAAACCGATGGAAGAAAACTGCCGCGCTCCGTTTCACCCGGTCGCGCTCTTCCTGTGGATGCTGTTCCCCTCACTGCCGGCCGCCGCGCTGATGATCGTGCCAGGCGATGTCGCCCAGTACGCGCCGACCGCGATCGGCGTGACCGCCGTCTGCGGCGCGTTGTGGTACTTCATGCGAATGAAACGTCGCGTGGTCGAACTGTTTGTGACCAACATGATCGACGTGGGCGAAGAGACCGGCGAACTCGATACGATGCTGTTCAAAGTCGCCGACACCTACGACGAGGATGTCAGCGTGATGACCGAATCGTTGACCAAGCTGCTCGAACCGATCTTGATCGTGTTCCTCGGCATCTCGGTCGGCTTTATCGTCGTCTCGCTCTTCCTGCCGCTGGTCAGCTTGATTCAAAACCTGTCGTAA
- a CDS encoding Gfo/Idh/MocA family protein, translating to MIDRICRRSFLLGGSAALFTGSLPAATRANSPNERLRLGFVGVGNQGFSNLILCQNEEVAALCDVDARYLGEAQSRFPQAASFRDFREMLSSANLDGVVISSPDHTHALASLLAMEQGLHVYCEKPLSNNYADCQTMAAAAAKVVTQFGVQHHAKRGYRRLRQILQSGELGNIQEIHVWSTAPFWPQGVTRPAGEFPVPAWLDWNLWLSGAPVRPYAPGYHPMQWRGHWAFGSGALGDNGCHLLDPVVSGLSLTAPTTISAVTSGDGSSESPPSWSVVKYQVAREGAAPVRLTWYDGGQKPSAEVVGVARVPDDGILVVSEQAKIYASKFGGMPQIVPGTANDGFQLSPLPMEDPRNHHQEWLAAIRSGGETDCPFAYGSRLTSLCLLGNIAVRVGKELTWNEARKEFEDSPEATGLCTVIQRDGWQFPAPSDAAGSSSSVRSPHFPDLPQPSHE from the coding sequence GTGATAGACCGTATTTGCCGTCGATCGTTCCTATTAGGAGGGTCCGCCGCTCTTTTCACCGGCTCTTTACCTGCGGCGACCCGGGCCAATTCGCCCAACGAGCGACTGCGATTGGGGTTTGTCGGCGTTGGAAATCAGGGATTCAGCAATCTGATCCTCTGCCAAAACGAGGAAGTCGCCGCTCTGTGCGATGTCGACGCTCGGTATCTCGGTGAGGCTCAATCTCGTTTTCCGCAAGCCGCCAGCTTTCGCGATTTTCGCGAAATGCTCTCGTCAGCCAATTTAGACGGCGTGGTGATCAGCTCGCCCGACCATACCCATGCATTGGCCAGCTTGCTGGCGATGGAGCAGGGTCTGCACGTTTATTGCGAAAAGCCGCTCTCGAACAACTACGCCGATTGTCAAACGATGGCAGCGGCGGCGGCGAAAGTGGTCACTCAGTTCGGCGTCCAGCATCACGCGAAGCGCGGCTATCGCCGGCTGCGACAAATCTTGCAATCTGGCGAACTTGGCAATATCCAAGAAATCCACGTCTGGTCGACCGCTCCCTTCTGGCCGCAAGGCGTGACGCGACCAGCTGGCGAATTTCCCGTTCCCGCCTGGCTCGACTGGAACCTCTGGCTTAGCGGAGCGCCGGTGCGGCCCTATGCTCCCGGCTACCATCCGATGCAATGGCGCGGACACTGGGCCTTTGGCAGCGGCGCACTCGGCGACAATGGGTGCCACTTGCTCGATCCGGTCGTCTCCGGCTTGTCGCTCACGGCGCCAACCACCATCTCGGCGGTCACCTCCGGCGACGGCTCCAGCGAATCGCCCCCCAGTTGGAGCGTGGTGAAGTACCAAGTCGCGCGCGAAGGCGCCGCGCCCGTTCGTCTCACTTGGTATGACGGCGGCCAAAAACCGTCGGCCGAAGTTGTCGGCGTCGCACGTGTTCCGGACGATGGAATCTTAGTCGTCAGCGAGCAAGCGAAGATCTACGCCAGCAAATTCGGCGGCATGCCCCAAATCGTGCCGGGCACGGCGAACGATGGTTTTCAACTCTCGCCGCTGCCGATGGAAGACCCCCGCAATCATCACCAAGAATGGCTCGCCGCGATTCGCAGCGGCGGAGAGACCGATTGCCCGTTCGCCTATGGATCGCGGCTGACTTCACTTTGCTTGTTAGGGAATATCGCGGTACGTGTTGGGAAAGAATTGACTTGGAATGAAGCGCGGAAAGAATTTGAAGATTCGCCAGAAGCGACGGGACTTTGCACGGTGATACAAAGAGATGGCTGGCAGTTTCCCGCGCCAAGCGACGCTGCTGGCTCATCCAGCAGCGTTCGTTCGCCCCATTTCCCAGACTTGCCGCAGCCAAGTCATGAGTGA
- a CDS encoding type II secretion system protein: MMRNHARNDRRGRTAARRGFTLVEMLVVVMILGLLSGMVLLALAGAGETAREARTRGQIQKLNEFIMTRYESYRTRRTPRGTSSNPIAQARQRVDQIRALMVQEMPDRKTDLQTVYTPGGSFSTIYARHQRAIMAFTGNSTWGPAYAAWTPDNQHSECLYLILASITDGETNALDFLHDSEVGDTDDDGVPEVLDGWGNPIAFLRWPQGHIGIETSLQDIRVFDSLDPLRVRGDLVTNTPLPAVPPGDNKTDVHPLGTGFAHFNLMPLVVSAGKDGIFDIGGDESAATNGDAERGIHLVDAASTGPLDFVTAQINPYFHAPLSINLIDPDNTSIYGVGVMMDVNGDGYDNSVDNISNHYLIVGGNAP, from the coding sequence ATGATGCGTAATCACGCGCGAAACGACCGCCGCGGGCGGACTGCTGCTCGCCGCGGATTTACGCTGGTCGAAATGTTGGTCGTCGTGATGATCCTCGGCCTGCTCTCCGGCATGGTCCTGCTGGCCCTAGCCGGCGCCGGCGAAACGGCCCGCGAAGCGCGGACCCGCGGCCAAATCCAAAAGCTCAACGAGTTCATCATGACTCGCTACGAGAGCTATCGGACGCGGCGGACTCCGCGCGGGACGAGTAGCAACCCGATCGCTCAGGCACGACAACGCGTCGATCAAATTCGTGCGTTGATGGTGCAGGAAATGCCCGACCGTAAAACCGATCTGCAAACGGTTTATACTCCCGGCGGTTCCTTTTCGACGATTTATGCGCGTCATCAACGGGCGATTATGGCCTTTACCGGGAACTCGACTTGGGGCCCAGCGTATGCTGCTTGGACGCCTGACAATCAACATTCGGAATGTCTCTATCTCATCTTGGCGTCGATCACCGATGGTGAAACGAACGCTCTCGACTTCTTACACGACAGCGAAGTCGGAGATACCGACGACGATGGCGTTCCCGAAGTTCTGGACGGTTGGGGCAATCCGATCGCCTTTTTGCGTTGGCCGCAAGGACATATCGGCATTGAAACTTCGCTGCAGGATATTCGCGTATTTGACTCGCTTGATCCTTTGCGAGTGCGCGGCGACTTAGTAACGAACACCCCTTTGCCTGCAGTACCGCCCGGGGACAACAAAACTGACGTTCATCCTTTGGGGACAGGGTTTGCTCATTTCAATCTGATGCCGTTAGTCGTGTCAGCCGGGAAGGATGGCATTTTTGACATCGGCGGTGATGAATCGGCCGCTACCAATGGCGACGCAGAACGAGGAATTCATTTAGTCGATGCAGCAAGCACTGGGCCGCTTGATTTCGTCACCGCACAGATCAATCCTTACTTTCATGCTCCGCTGTCGATCAACCTGATTGACCCCGACAATACCAGTATCTACGGCGTCGGCGTCATGATGGACGTCAACGGCGACGGCTATGACAACTCGGTCGACAACATCAGCAATCACTACTTGATTGTCGGAGGTAACGCACCATGA
- the rsmG gene encoding 16S rRNA (guanine(527)-N(7))-methyltransferase RsmG: MKRITLNEVPPPAPKFATLHEALIAHGSPLDESIVAALDKYAQIVWEMNQSLNLTRHTDYDKFVARDVLDSLALAGQLKPGDEILDLGSGGGVPGVIIAILRPDVQVSLCDSVTKKAKALEEIVHRAGLSIPVYHARAEDLLEDFRYHAIVCRAVAPLKKLLTWLAPHWASFDQLLAIKGGKWVEERNEARHFGLLNDLQLRKEVEYTTPGNDHPSVVLKIWPAGRKEP; the protein is encoded by the coding sequence ATGAAGAGAATTACTTTGAACGAAGTTCCCCCGCCCGCGCCCAAATTCGCCACGCTTCATGAGGCGCTGATTGCGCATGGATCGCCGCTCGACGAATCGATCGTCGCGGCGCTCGATAAGTATGCGCAGATCGTGTGGGAAATGAATCAAAGTTTGAATCTCACGCGTCACACCGACTACGACAAATTCGTCGCGCGGGACGTTCTGGATAGTCTCGCATTGGCAGGGCAGCTGAAGCCGGGCGACGAGATCCTAGATCTTGGTTCCGGCGGCGGCGTCCCCGGCGTCATCATCGCCATTCTACGGCCTGACGTGCAGGTTTCTTTGTGCGATTCGGTCACGAAAAAGGCGAAAGCCTTGGAGGAGATCGTCCATCGCGCCGGGCTGTCGATTCCGGTTTATCATGCTCGCGCCGAAGATTTGCTCGAAGATTTTCGCTATCACGCGATTGTTTGTCGCGCGGTCGCCCCCCTGAAGAAGTTGCTGACCTGGCTGGCCCCCCATTGGGCCTCATTTGATCAACTTCTGGCCATCAAGGGGGGGAAATGGGTCGAAGAACGGAACGAAGCTCGTCATTTTGGGCTTTTGAACGACCTTCAGCTCCGAAAAGAGGTCGAATATACGACCCCCGGCAACGATCATCCGAGTGTGGTTTTGAAGATTTGGCCGGCTGGACGGAAAGAACCGTAA
- a CDS encoding GspE/PulE family protein, with protein sequence MAIRRLGQILVDLGFISDEQLVLLLEEQEQQAEHQPIGKIAEDMNLITDDQLVQALAEQLGMQVVSLDDVSIPGDLLSRVTEPMAQLYKVIPISFDEDLNELSVATCEPQNLSTQDELRQFLGYSIRVVVATERDIQKTLDRYYSEDTESFESLVHDLEGDAALAKAASALMGDGPIDITDAEALADSAPVRKLLNMVLLMAIKDHASDIHFEPFEEEFRIRVKADGVLFEMVPPPRHLAFAITTRIKVMADLDIAERRMPQDGRIELTVGGHPVDLRVSVLPTMFGESVVMRLLDRSVVSLDLEKVGMDAGTLKDFRVVMERPNGIVLVTGPTGSGKTTTLYSALSELNAITEKIITTEEPVEYDIDGIVQIPIDADIGNSFANCLRAILRQDPDTILVGEIRDKETAEIAIQASLTGHLVFSTLHTNDAPSTVTRLKDMGIPTFMITATVEAILAQRLVRRICSQCREESVPSNDMLFELKMKPEELAGRKFYKGIGCENCNNTGYKGRIGLFELLIMNDDIRDMIMRNASTDEIREEARRVGMTSLRDAGMLLAYDGLTSIEEVVRETVLEA encoded by the coding sequence ATGGCGATTCGACGCCTGGGACAAATTCTGGTCGACTTAGGGTTCATCAGCGATGAACAGTTAGTGCTCTTGCTCGAAGAGCAAGAGCAGCAAGCTGAGCATCAGCCGATCGGCAAGATTGCCGAAGACATGAACCTGATCACGGATGATCAGCTTGTTCAAGCGTTGGCCGAGCAATTGGGAATGCAAGTCGTCAGTCTCGACGACGTCTCGATTCCGGGCGACTTGCTGTCGCGCGTCACCGAGCCGATGGCCCAGCTCTACAAAGTGATTCCGATCTCGTTTGACGAAGATTTGAACGAACTGTCGGTCGCGACGTGCGAACCGCAGAATTTGTCGACTCAGGACGAATTACGCCAGTTTTTGGGCTACTCGATCCGCGTGGTGGTCGCGACCGAACGAGATATTCAGAAAACGCTCGATCGCTATTACTCGGAAGATACCGAAAGCTTCGAGAGCCTGGTTCACGATCTCGAAGGAGACGCCGCCCTGGCGAAGGCCGCGTCGGCGCTGATGGGCGACGGGCCGATCGACATTACGGACGCCGAAGCGCTGGCCGACAGCGCCCCGGTTCGTAAGTTGCTGAACATGGTTCTGCTGATGGCGATCAAAGATCACGCCAGCGATATTCACTTCGAGCCGTTTGAAGAAGAGTTCCGGATTCGCGTCAAAGCGGACGGCGTCCTTTTTGAAATGGTGCCGCCGCCGCGTCACTTGGCGTTCGCGATCACCACGCGGATCAAGGTGATGGCCGACCTCGACATCGCCGAACGGCGGATGCCGCAAGATGGTCGGATCGAACTGACCGTCGGCGGGCACCCGGTCGACTTGCGCGTTTCGGTGTTGCCGACGATGTTTGGCGAAAGCGTCGTGATGCGGCTTCTCGATCGCAGCGTCGTGTCGCTCGATCTCGAGAAGGTCGGCATGGATGCAGGCACGCTGAAAGATTTTCGCGTCGTGATGGAGCGTCCCAACGGCATCGTGCTTGTGACCGGACCGACCGGGTCAGGCAAGACGACCACGCTTTACTCAGCGCTCAGCGAACTGAACGCAATCACCGAGAAGATCATCACGACCGAAGAACCGGTCGAGTATGACATTGACGGCATTGTGCAAATTCCGATCGACGCCGACATCGGCAATTCGTTCGCAAATTGCTTGCGGGCCATTTTGCGACAAGATCCCGATACGATCCTGGTCGGCGAGATTCGTGATAAAGAGACCGCCGAGATCGCGATTCAAGCCTCTTTAACGGGGCACTTGGTCTTTAGCACGTTGCACACCAACGACGCGCCTTCGACCGTCACGCGTTTGAAGGACATGGGGATTCCGACCTTCATGATCACCGCCACGGTCGAAGCCATTTTGGCGCAGCGACTAGTGCGGCGCATTTGTAGTCAATGCCGCGAAGAATCGGTCCCGAGCAACGATATGTTGTTTGAGTTGAAGATGAAGCCCGAAGAACTGGCCGGACGCAAGTTCTACAAAGGGATTGGTTGCGAGAACTGCAACAACACCGGCTACAAAGGGCGCATCGGCCTGTTTGAACTGCTCATTATGAACGACGATATCCGCGACATGATCATGCGGAATGCGTCGACCGACGAGATTCGAGAAGAAGCGCGCCGCGTGGGGATGACCTCGCTCCGTGACGCCGGAATGCTGTTGGCCTATGACGGCCTGACTTCGATTGAAGAGGTCGTCCGAGAAACGGTGCTCGAAGCTTAA